The following coding sequences lie in one Cryomorphaceae bacterium genomic window:
- a CDS encoding T9SS C-terminal target domain-containing protein, with product MKNQLSVLSVALAACFSMNVQGQNIYDDFDNYEPGPLTTQTDQWITWDMNPGGGMECFVVEEEFASAPHSLRVAEGGVEDVILLLGDDYSSGAINIGWNMLIPAGKTAYYNHQSSETPGVGWNFNVYFNENGNSPGIAAIKLGNTVLGTFSYPEGEWFSVLHDIDLDAALMDVYINDLPVYTTAMYFNTLGGVNFYSINNNNRYYIDDVVAEFETEDPTSTAGHLLHNVSIFPNPATTHFQVNLNGLENEVHMQMYDLSGKLLRNETLVGNELHTLALNGLNSGLYMVNLSSEKFERNFKLIVR from the coding sequence ATGAAAAATCAATTATCTGTTTTGAGCGTGGCATTGGCTGCGTGCTTTTCAATGAATGTACAAGGTCAAAACATCTATGATGATTTTGACAATTATGAACCTGGTCCTCTCACCACACAAACCGACCAATGGATAACCTGGGACATGAACCCGGGAGGTGGTATGGAATGCTTTGTTGTGGAAGAGGAATTTGCGAGTGCGCCTCACTCCCTTCGCGTTGCGGAGGGCGGTGTTGAAGATGTGATTTTGCTTCTTGGAGATGACTATTCATCTGGTGCAATAAACATTGGATGGAACATGTTGATTCCTGCCGGTAAAACTGCTTACTACAACCATCAATCAAGCGAAACGCCGGGCGTTGGTTGGAATTTTAATGTGTACTTCAATGAAAATGGAAACAGTCCGGGAATTGCTGCCATAAAACTCGGAAACACCGTTTTGGGCACTTTCAGCTATCCCGAAGGAGAGTGGTTTTCAGTCCTTCATGATATTGATTTGGATGCTGCTCTGATGGACGTTTACATTAACGACCTTCCTGTTTATACCACAGCGATGTACTTCAACACCTTGGGTGGTGTTAACTTTTACTCCATCAACAACAACAACCGTTACTACATTGATGATGTGGTTGCAGAATTCGAAACGGAAGACCCTACTTCTACTGCCGGGCACCTGCTTCACAACGTTTCGATTTTCCCGAATCCCGCCACAACCCATTTTCAAGTCAACCTGAATGGCCTGGAAAACGAAGTGCACATGCAGATGTATGACCTGAGCGGTAAATTACTTCGAAACGAGACTCTTGTTGGAAACGAATTGCACACACTGGCTTTGAATGGACTCAACAGCGGGTTGTACATGGTCAATCTTTCTTCTGAAAAGTTTGAGCGCAATTTTAAGCTGATAGTCCGCTAA
- a CDS encoding 6,7-dimethyl-8-ribityllumazine synthase produces the protein MATSNQNLSDYDLSPVEGTERMRVGIAVSEWNIEITSNLLQGAQEALLKMGVLEENIIVRYAPGSFELPLVAEWLIEGAGADGVVALGSVIQGETRHFEFVCNATAQGIMQVGIKHSAPVIFGVLTDNNIDQARARSGGKHGNKGVECAVAAVKMIALKWL, from the coding sequence GTGGCTACTTCCAACCAAAACCTGTCGGATTACGACCTGAGTCCCGTTGAAGGCACAGAGCGCATGCGTGTGGGGATTGCCGTATCGGAGTGGAACATCGAAATCACCAGCAACCTCTTGCAAGGAGCACAAGAGGCTTTGCTCAAAATGGGTGTGCTTGAAGAGAACATCATTGTTCGCTATGCACCTGGCAGCTTTGAGTTGCCCCTTGTTGCCGAGTGGCTTATTGAAGGTGCCGGAGCAGACGGCGTGGTTGCGCTGGGTAGCGTGATTCAGGGAGAAACCCGCCATTTTGAGTTTGTGTGCAACGCCACTGCTCAGGGCATTATGCAAGTGGGAATCAAGCACAGCGCGCCAGTTATATTTGGCGTACTCACCGACAACAACATAGACCAGGCCCGGGCAAGATCAGGTGGTAAGCACGGAAACAAAGGCGTAGAATGCGCTGTTGCCGCTGTGAAGATGATTGCTTTGAAGTGGCTGTAA